A genomic segment from Glycine soja cultivar W05 chromosome 20, ASM419377v2, whole genome shotgun sequence encodes:
- the LOC114403741 gene encoding disease resistance-like protein DSC1 isoform X1, which yields MESYEKAFAKHEGEAKCNKWKATLTEVANLAGWDSRNRTESELLKDIVGDVLRKLTPRYPNQLKGLVGIEDNYEKVESLLKIGSSEVITLGIWGMGGIGKTTLASAFYAKLSHEFEADCFLVNVRENAKRHGLEALSQKLFSELLENENHCFDAPFLVSQFVMRRLGCKKVLIVLDDVATSEQLEYLIKDYDLLGQGSRVIVTTRNKQIFRQVDEVYEVKELSFHNSLQLFCLTVFEEKQPTHGYEDLSSRAISYCKGIPLALKVLGAGFRRRSKETWESELRKLQKIPNTEVHDVLKLSYDALDDSQQDIFLDIACFFNGEDKEWVTSLMEACEFFAVSDIEVLLDKAFITISNFNKIEMHGLIQQMGREIVRHQSIKSPGKRSRLWKPEEVQEVLKYKRGTDVVEGISLDLCKLTGDLNLSSNSFAEMINLRFLIIHDSCRTNRFHVYFPNGLESLSSKLRYLRWDEFHVESLPSSFCAEQLVELRMLRSKVKKLWDGVQNLLNLKTIDLDDSRDLIEIPDLSMAENLEKVSLFGCESLHQLHPSILSLPKLRYLILSGCKEIESLNVHSKSLNVLRLRGCSSLKEFSVTSEEMTHLDLSQTAIRALLSSMLFLLKLTYLYLSGCREIESLSVHIKSLRVLTLIGCSSLKELSVTSEKLTVLELPDTAIFALPTSIGHLLSLKELDLCGTNIELLPASIKILSMLKVLWLNDCRKLVSLQELPPSLSELYLNDCCKLVSLPELPPSVKEVSAFNCISLETDITQDLVLQHMLQSRIPYIHQQYLYNPAYFDDGYFIFPLGDHVTDLCRFRTAESSITIPSLPKSQLRGYVSVIILSKGPVSDHQFSCSIHRDDILIGCDRRRFIGCENLISDHVLFWYHNASKFCGTGEVYDPFSNMTFIFADINGNKDTIKGCGVFPVYGTESGFKLVSSSSNEIFDNESEPRAKEVGVESCNNENEENCEQLFRTKRRRTACDNLPAITSSKIMHNIVL from the exons ATGGAAAGCTATGAGAAAGCGTTTGCAAAACATGAAGGAGAAGCCAAGTGCAACAAATGGAAAGCTACTCTTACCGAAGTAGCCAATTTAGCTGGGTGGGACTCTAGAAATAG gACTGAATCTGAACTTCTTAAGGACATTGTTGGAGATGTATTAAGAAAATTGACTCCTAGATATCCAAACCAACTTAAAGGACTGGTTGGAATTGAGGACAATTATGAAAAAGTAGAATCATTACTAAAGATTGGGTCAAGTGAAGTTATAACCCTTGGAATATGGGGCATGGGTGGCATAGGAAAGACTACTCTTGCTAGTGCTTTCTATGCCAAACTGTCTCATGAGTTTGAGGCTGATTGCTTCCTTGTAAATGTAAGGGAAAATGCAAAAAGGCATGGATTAGAAGCTCTAAGTCAGAAACTTTTTTCTGAGTTGTTAGAGAATGAAAATCATTGTTTTGATGCACCCTTTTTAGTGTCCCAATTTGTCATGCGTAGGCTTGGATGTAAAAAAGTTCTCATTGTTTTGGATGATGTTGCTACCTCAGAGCAGTTAGAATATCTAATTAAAGATTATGATTTGTTAGGACAAGGAAGTAGAGTCATTGTTACAACTAGAAATAAGCAAATATTTAGACAAGTTGATGAAGTATATGAGGTCAAGGAATTGAGTTTTCATAACTCTCTTCAGCTTTTCTGTTTGActgtttttgaagaaaaacaaccTACACATGGATATGAAGATCTATCAAGTCGTGCAATTTCATATTGCAAAGGGATTCCTTTGGCTTTAAAAGTTTTGGGTGCAGGTTTTCGTCGGAGAAGTAAAGAAACATGGGAAAGTGAATTGAGAAAACTCCAAAAGATCCCAAATACGGAAGTTCATGatgtattaaaattaagttatgaTGCCTTAGATGATTCTCAACAGGACATCTTTTTGGACATTGCATGCTTCTTCAATGGAGAAGACAAAGAATGGGTAACAAGTCTTATGGAAGCTTGTGAATTCTTTGCAGTATCAGATATAGAAGTCCTTTTGGATAAAGCTTTCATAACAATATCCAATTTCAATAAGATAGAAATGCATGGCTTGATACAACAAATGGGTAGAGAAATTGTTCGTCATCAATCCATCAAAAGCCCTGGAAAACGAAGTCGGTTATGGAAACCTGAGGAAGTTCAAGAAGTATTGAAATATAAAAGA GGAACCGATGTTGTTGAAGGCATAAGTTTAGATTTGTGTAAATTAACCGGGGATCTAAATTTGAGCTCTAATTCCTTCGCAGAGATGATTAACTTGAGATTTCTTATAATTCATGATTCGTGCCGGACAAATCGATTTCATGTGTACTTTCCAAATGGTCTCGAATCATTATCTTCTAAATTGAGGTACCTTCGTTGGGATGAATTCCATGTTGAGTCTTTGCCATCTAGCTTTTGTGCTGAACAACTTGTAGAGCTTCGCATGCTTCGTAGCAAGGTTAAAAAGCTTTGGGATGGGGTTCAG aatcttttgaatttgaagaCAATTGACCTTGATGACTCCCGAGACTTGATTGAGATCCCGGACTTATCAATGGCAGAAAATCTTGAAAAAGTGTCTCTTTTTGGTTGTGAAAGCTTGCATCAGCTCCATCCATCCATCTTATCTCTCCCCAAGCTTAGATATTTGATTTTAAGTGGCTGCAAAGAAATTGAAAGCCTTAATGTTCATTCAAAATCTCTCAATGTACTGAGACTCAGAGGTTGTTCATCTCTCAAGGAATTTTCAGTGACATCAGAGGAAATGACACATTTGGACTTATCTCAGACTGCTATACGTGCATTATTGTCGTCAATGTTATTTCTCCTGAAGCTTACATATTTGTATTTAAGTGGCTGTAGAGAGATTGAAAGCCTTAGTGTTCATATAAAATCTCTCCGTGTACTGACACTCATCGGTTGTTCATCTCTCAAGGAATTATCGGTGACATCAGAGAAATTGACAGTATTGGAGTTACCTGACACTGCTATATTTGCATTGCCAACATCAATTGGTCACTTATTATCTTTAAAAGAGTTAGACCTATGTGGAACTAATATTGAGCTTTTGCCTGCAAGCATCAAAATCCTTTCAATGCTGAAAGTGCTTTGGTTAAATGATTGTAGGAAATTGGTGTCTCTGCAGGAGCTTCCACCATCCCTGAGCGAGCTTTATTTAAATGATTGTTGTAAACTCGTGTCTCTGCCGGAGCTTCCACCATCGGTTAAAGAGGTGAGTGCCTTTAACTGTATTTCTCTGGAGACAGACATCACACAAGATCTAGTGTTACAACACATGTTACAAAGCCGCATACCCTACATACATCAACAATATCTTTACAATCCTGCGTATTTTGATGATGGGTATTTCATCTTCCCGCTAGGAGACCATGTCACCGACTTGTGTAGGTTTCGTACAGCAGAGAGTTCGATAACTATTCCGTCTCTTCCTAAGTCTCAATTGCGGGGTTATGTTTCTGTCATCATTCTTTCTAAGGGTCCAGTGTCAGATCATCAGTTTTCTTGTTCTATCCATCGAGATGACATATTGATAGGTTGTGACCGTCGCAGGTTTATAGGCTGCGAAAATTTAATTTCAGATCATGTGTTATTTTGGTATCATAATGCCAGCAAATTTTGTGGAACAGGTGAAGTGTATGATCCTTTCAGTAACATGACATTTATATTTGCTGACATTAATGGTAATAAAGACACCATAAAAGGATGTGGGGTCTTTCCAGTATATGGGACAGAATCCGGGTTTAAGCTGGTGAGTAGTAGCAGCAACGAAATTTTTGACAATGAGTCAGAACCAAGAGCAAAAGAAGTTGGAGTTGAAAGCTGcaataatgaaaatgaagaaaactgTGAACAACTTTTCAGAACCAAGAGGAGGAGAACTGCATGTGATAATCTTCCTGCCATTACTTCATCG AAAATCATGCATAACATTGTGCTGTAA
- the LOC114403741 gene encoding TMV resistance protein N-like isoform X2: MESYEKAFAKHEGEAKCNKWKATLTEVANLAGWDSRNRTESELLKDIVGDVLRKLTPRYPNQLKGLVGIEDNYEKVESLLKIGSSEVITLGIWGMGGIGKTTLASAFYAKLSHEFEADCFLVNVRENAKRHGLEALSQKLFSELLENENHCFDAPFLVSQFVMRRLGCKKVLIVLDDVATSEQLEYLIKDYDLLGQGSRVIVTTRNKQIFRQVDEVYEVKELSFHNSLQLFCLTVFEEKQPTHGYEDLSSRAISYCKGIPLALKVLGAGFRRRSKETWESELRKLQKIPNTEVHDVLKLSYDALDDSQQDIFLDIACFFNGEDKEWVTSLMEACEFFAVSDIEVLLDKAFITISNFNKIEMHGLIQQMGREIVRHQSIKSPGKRSRLWKPEEVQEVLKYKRGTDVVEGISLDLCKLTGDLNLSSNSFAEMINLRFLIIHDSCRTNRFHVYFPNGLESLSSKLRYLRWDEFHVESLPSSFCAEQLVELRMLRSKVKKLWDGVQNLLNLKTIDLDDSRDLIEIPDLSMAENLEKVSLFGCESLHQLHPSILSLPKLRYLILSGCKEIESLNVHSKSLNVLRLRGCSSLKEFSVTSEEMTHLDLSQTAIRALLSSMLFLLKLTYLYLSGCREIESLSVHIKSLRVLTLIGCSSLKELSVTSEKLTVLELPDTAIFALPTSIGHLLSLKELDLCGTNIELLPASIKILSMLKVLWLNDCRKLVSLQELPPSLSELYLNDCCKLVSLPELPPSVKEETMSPTCVGFVQQRVR, encoded by the exons ATGGAAAGCTATGAGAAAGCGTTTGCAAAACATGAAGGAGAAGCCAAGTGCAACAAATGGAAAGCTACTCTTACCGAAGTAGCCAATTTAGCTGGGTGGGACTCTAGAAATAG gACTGAATCTGAACTTCTTAAGGACATTGTTGGAGATGTATTAAGAAAATTGACTCCTAGATATCCAAACCAACTTAAAGGACTGGTTGGAATTGAGGACAATTATGAAAAAGTAGAATCATTACTAAAGATTGGGTCAAGTGAAGTTATAACCCTTGGAATATGGGGCATGGGTGGCATAGGAAAGACTACTCTTGCTAGTGCTTTCTATGCCAAACTGTCTCATGAGTTTGAGGCTGATTGCTTCCTTGTAAATGTAAGGGAAAATGCAAAAAGGCATGGATTAGAAGCTCTAAGTCAGAAACTTTTTTCTGAGTTGTTAGAGAATGAAAATCATTGTTTTGATGCACCCTTTTTAGTGTCCCAATTTGTCATGCGTAGGCTTGGATGTAAAAAAGTTCTCATTGTTTTGGATGATGTTGCTACCTCAGAGCAGTTAGAATATCTAATTAAAGATTATGATTTGTTAGGACAAGGAAGTAGAGTCATTGTTACAACTAGAAATAAGCAAATATTTAGACAAGTTGATGAAGTATATGAGGTCAAGGAATTGAGTTTTCATAACTCTCTTCAGCTTTTCTGTTTGActgtttttgaagaaaaacaaccTACACATGGATATGAAGATCTATCAAGTCGTGCAATTTCATATTGCAAAGGGATTCCTTTGGCTTTAAAAGTTTTGGGTGCAGGTTTTCGTCGGAGAAGTAAAGAAACATGGGAAAGTGAATTGAGAAAACTCCAAAAGATCCCAAATACGGAAGTTCATGatgtattaaaattaagttatgaTGCCTTAGATGATTCTCAACAGGACATCTTTTTGGACATTGCATGCTTCTTCAATGGAGAAGACAAAGAATGGGTAACAAGTCTTATGGAAGCTTGTGAATTCTTTGCAGTATCAGATATAGAAGTCCTTTTGGATAAAGCTTTCATAACAATATCCAATTTCAATAAGATAGAAATGCATGGCTTGATACAACAAATGGGTAGAGAAATTGTTCGTCATCAATCCATCAAAAGCCCTGGAAAACGAAGTCGGTTATGGAAACCTGAGGAAGTTCAAGAAGTATTGAAATATAAAAGA GGAACCGATGTTGTTGAAGGCATAAGTTTAGATTTGTGTAAATTAACCGGGGATCTAAATTTGAGCTCTAATTCCTTCGCAGAGATGATTAACTTGAGATTTCTTATAATTCATGATTCGTGCCGGACAAATCGATTTCATGTGTACTTTCCAAATGGTCTCGAATCATTATCTTCTAAATTGAGGTACCTTCGTTGGGATGAATTCCATGTTGAGTCTTTGCCATCTAGCTTTTGTGCTGAACAACTTGTAGAGCTTCGCATGCTTCGTAGCAAGGTTAAAAAGCTTTGGGATGGGGTTCAG aatcttttgaatttgaagaCAATTGACCTTGATGACTCCCGAGACTTGATTGAGATCCCGGACTTATCAATGGCAGAAAATCTTGAAAAAGTGTCTCTTTTTGGTTGTGAAAGCTTGCATCAGCTCCATCCATCCATCTTATCTCTCCCCAAGCTTAGATATTTGATTTTAAGTGGCTGCAAAGAAATTGAAAGCCTTAATGTTCATTCAAAATCTCTCAATGTACTGAGACTCAGAGGTTGTTCATCTCTCAAGGAATTTTCAGTGACATCAGAGGAAATGACACATTTGGACTTATCTCAGACTGCTATACGTGCATTATTGTCGTCAATGTTATTTCTCCTGAAGCTTACATATTTGTATTTAAGTGGCTGTAGAGAGATTGAAAGCCTTAGTGTTCATATAAAATCTCTCCGTGTACTGACACTCATCGGTTGTTCATCTCTCAAGGAATTATCGGTGACATCAGAGAAATTGACAGTATTGGAGTTACCTGACACTGCTATATTTGCATTGCCAACATCAATTGGTCACTTATTATCTTTAAAAGAGTTAGACCTATGTGGAACTAATATTGAGCTTTTGCCTGCAAGCATCAAAATCCTTTCAATGCTGAAAGTGCTTTGGTTAAATGATTGTAGGAAATTGGTGTCTCTGCAGGAGCTTCCACCATCCCTGAGCGAGCTTTATTTAAATGATTGTTGTAAACTCGTGTCTCTGCCGGAGCTTCCACCATCGGTTAAAGAG GAGACCATGTCACCGACTTGTGTAGGTTTCGTACAGCAGAGAGTTCGATAA